In Salmo salar chromosome ssa14, Ssal_v3.1, whole genome shotgun sequence, the sequence TTAGCCCTACCAGTCATGACTGACACGTTCATATACCCTACTGTGTATCCTGGTCCCACAATCTACTAGATCTGCATAGCTACTCCCTGTTACTTTATACtcttatcaccaccactacctgcTGCCACCTGCCCCTTTCCACTACATATCCCAAAGACTGAATGCCCCCCTCTCTTGCTTAATCCATTCAACATTAAGTCTTCTGACCGAATTGAATGCTGGTCTCAACACAGCAGCAATTTTGGAAAGTCTGCAGACTAAGAAGACTCACTGTCTGCTGGCCACAATCCATAGGCTAGTCCTGAAGTGCTCTTTCTATTGTGGCCTGGTCTGAAAGTATGCAGGTACTGCAGCCAATTCAGTCTTGTTGAACACTGCATCACTCCCTGGCATATCACTGCTGTTGTTATCTAATTGTCATTCACACAGGTGTTTTGAACTATATGAAAGATTTTTATCAAACTTCAAGATCTTCATGACCATTTCTTTCAATTGTTTTTCAGATGCACAAACTATTGCTGTGCAGCTCCAGAAAAGTCAGGTGGACATCGGAGAGAATAAAAAAGCAGATCAACTCATACAATGGAAGGAACAAGTCACCTCAATTCCCCCTAAGACTGGAATACATGGATGTTCTCCAGCAAGACCATCCAGTCTGGTCCCAGGTGTCCAAACATTTGGGGGACAGACTGCTCTGGGCCAAGCAGCATGCAGTGATGCTgcacaaggtcctaaacgatatcctaACAGCCATCGCTAAAAGACTGTACTGTGCAGCCAACTTCATCGATctagccaaggcttttgactctgtcaatcaccgtattcttatcggcagactcaacagccttggtttctctaatgactgcctcgcctggttcactaactacttatcagatagagttcagtgtgtcaaatcggagggcctgttgtccggacctctggcagtctctatggggtaccacagggttaaattctcgggccgactcttttctctgtatatatcaacaatgTTGCTCTTTCTGCGGGTGATTATTTGATCCACCCCTACGCAGACgagaccattctgtatacttctggcccttctttggtaCAAACCTCTAagcaagcttcaatgccatacaacactccttccgtggcctccaactgctcttaaatgctagtaaaactaaatgcatgctcttcaaccgatcgcatGCCCatacccgcccgcccgactagcatcactactctgga encodes:
- the LOC106569078 gene encoding uncharacterized protein, whose translation is MTPSHRVDTLTDALYYGVRENQATAIQLCQQKVLKEETEAKEALLGLLDSIPGSTLSNMEVWTRKIKETLTDKRMLSLTWQERRGNSGRATSSRMHKLLLCSSRKVRWTSERIKKQINSYNGRNKSPQFPLRLEYMDVLQQDHPVWSQVSKHLGDRLLWAKQHAVMLHKVLNDILTAIAKRLYCAANFIDLAKAFDSVNHRILIGRLNSLGFSNDCLAWFTNYLSDRVQCVKSEGLLSGPLAVSMGYHRVKFSGRLFSLYISTMLLFLRVII